One genomic segment of Pongo pygmaeus isolate AG05252 chromosome 19, NHGRI_mPonPyg2-v2.0_pri, whole genome shotgun sequence includes these proteins:
- the LOC129017896 gene encoding keratin-associated protein 4-7-like yields MVNSCCGSVCSDQGCGQDLCQETCCRPSCCQTTCCRTTCYRPSCCVSSCCRPQCCQAVCCQPTCCRPSCCISSSCHPSCCESSCCRPCCCLRPVCGRVSCHTTCYRPTCVISTCPRPMCCASFCC; encoded by the coding sequence ATGGTCAACTCCTGTTGTGGCTCCGTGTGCTCTGACCAAGGCTGTGGCCAAGACCTCTGCCAGGAGACCTGCTGCCGCCCCAGCTGCTGTCAGACCACCTGCTGCAGGACCACCTGCTACCGCCCCAGCTGCTGTGTGTCCAGCTGCTGCAGGCCCCAGTGCTGCCAGGCTGTGTGCTGCCAGCCCACCTGCTGCCGCCCCAGCTGCTGCATCTCCAGCAGCTGCCACCCCTCTTGCTGTGAATCCAGCTGCTGCCGCCCCTGCTGCTGCCTGCGTCCAGTCTGTGGCCGAGTCTCCTGCCACACCACTTGCTATCGCCCAACCTGTGTCATCTCCACCTGCCCCCGCCCCATGTGCTGTGCCTCCTTTTGCTGCTGA
- the LOC129017350 gene encoding keratin-associated protein 4-12 isoform X8: MVNSCCGSVCSDQGCGLDCCRPTCCRPSCCQTTCCRTTCCRPSCCVSSCCRPQCCQSVCCQPTCCRPSCCQTTCCRTTCCRPSCSVSSCCRPQCCQSVCCQPTCCRPSCCVSSCCRPQCCQSVCCQPTCCKPQCCQSVCCQPTCCHPSCCISSSCHPSCCESSCCRPCCCLRPVCGRVSCHTTCYRPTCVISTCPRPLCCASSCC, from the exons ATGGTCAACTCCTGTTGTGGCTCTGTGTGCTCTGACCAGGGCTGTGGCCTGGA CTGCTGCCGCCCCACCTGCTGCCGCCCCAGCTGCTGTCAGACCACCTGCTGCAGGACCACCTGCTGCCGCCCCAGCTGCTGCGTGTCCAGCTGCTGCAGACCCCAGTGCTGCCAGTCTGTGTGCTGCCAGCCCACCTGCTGCCGCCCCAGCTGCTGTCAGACCACCTGCTGCAGGACTACCTGCTGCCGCCCCAGCTGCAGTGTGTCCAGCTGCTGCAGACCCCAGTGCTGCCAGTCTGTGTGCTGCCAGCCCACCTGCTGCCGCCCCAGCTGCTGTGTGTCCAGCTGCTGCAGGCCCCAGTGCTGCCAGTCTGTGTGCTGCCAGCCCACCTGCTGCAAGCCCCAGTGCTGCCAGTCTGTGTGCTGCCAGCCCACCTGCTGCCACCCCAGCTGCTGCATCTCCAGCAGCTGCCACCCCTCTTGCTGTGAATCCAGCTGCTGCCGCCCCTGCTGCTGCCTGCGTCCAGTCTGTGGCCGAGTCTCCTGCCACACCACTTGCTATCGCCCAACCTGTGTCATCTCCACCTGCCCCCGCCCCTTGTGCTGTGCCTCCTCTTGCTGCTAA
- the LOC129017350 gene encoding keratin-associated protein 4-12 isoform X7, translated as MVNSCCGSVCSDQGCGLENCCCPSCCQTTCCRTTCCRPSCCVSSCCRPQCCQSVCCQTTCCRTTCCRPSCCVSSCCRPQCCQSVCCQPTCCRPSCCQTTCCRTTCCRPSCSVSSCCRPQCCQSVCCQPTCCRPSCCVSSCCRPQCCQSPTCCHPSCCISSSCHPSCCESSCCRPCCCLRPVCGRVSCHTTCYRPTCVISTCPRPLCCASSCC; from the exons ATGGTCAACTCCTGTTGTGGCTCTGTGTGCTCTGACCAGGGCTGTGGCCTGGAGAACTGCTGCTGCCCCAGCTGCTGCCAGACCACCTGCTGCAGGACCACCTGCTGCCGCCCCAGCTGCTGTGTGTCCAGCTGCTGCAGACCGCAGTGCTGCCAGTCTGT CTGCTGTCAGACCACCTGCTGCAGGACCACCTGCTGCCGCCCCAGCTGCTGCGTGTCCAGCTGCTGCAGACCCCAGTGCTGCCAGTCTGTGTGCTGCCAGCCCACCTGCTGCCGCCCCAGCTGCTGTCAGACCACCTGCTGCAGGACTACCTGCTGCCGCCCCAGCTGCAGTGTGTCCAGCTGCTGCAGACCCCAGTGCTGCCAGTCTGTGTGCTGCCAGCCCACCTGCTGCCGCCCCAGCTGCTGTGTGTCCAGCTGCTGCAGGCCCCAGTGCTGCCAGTCT CCCACCTGCTGCCACCCCAGCTGCTGCATCTCCAGCAGCTGCCACCCCTCTTGCTGTGAATCCAGCTGCTGCCGCCCCTGCTGCTGCCTGCGTCCAGTCTGTGGCCGAGTCTCCTGCCACACCACTTGCTATCGCCCAACCTGTGTCATCTCCACCTGCCCCCGCCCCTTGTGCTGTGCCTCCTCTTGCTGCTAA
- the LOC129017350 gene encoding keratin-associated protein 4-12 isoform X10 — MVNSCCGSVCSDQGCGLENCCCPSCCQTTCCRTTCCRPSCCVSSCCRPQCCQSVCCQTTCCRPSCCVSSCCRPQCCQSVCCQPTCCRPSCCQTTCCRTTCCRPSCSVSSCCRPQCCQSVCCQPTCCRPSCCVSSCCRPHCHPSCCESSCCRPCCCLRPVCGRVSCHTTCYRPTCVISTCPRPLCCASSCC, encoded by the exons ATGGTCAACTCCTGTTGTGGCTCTGTGTGCTCTGACCAGGGCTGTGGCCTGGAGAACTGCTGCTGCCCCAGCTGCTGCCAGACCACCTGCTGCAGGACCACCTGCTGCCGCCCCAGCTGCTGTGTGTCCAGCTGCTGCAGACCGCAGTGCTGCCAGTCTGTGTGCTGCCA GACCACCTGCTGCCGCCCCAGCTGCTGCGTGTCCAGCTGCTGCAGACCCCAGTGCTGCCAGTCTGTGTGCTGCCAGCCCACCTGCTGCCGCCCCAGCTGCTGTCAGACCACCTGCTGCAGGACTACCTGCTGCCGCCCCAGCTGCAGTGTGTCCAGCTGCTGCAGACCCCAGTGCTGCCAGTCTGTGTGCTGCCAGCCCACCTGCTGCCGCCCCAGCTGCTGTGTGTCCAGCTGCTGCAGGCCCCA CTGCCACCCCTCTTGCTGTGAATCCAGCTGCTGCCGCCCCTGCTGCTGCCTGCGTCCAGTCTGTGGCCGAGTCTCCTGCCACACCACTTGCTATCGCCCAACCTGTGTCATCTCCACCTGCCCCCGCCCCTTGTGCTGTGCCTCCTCTTGCTGCTAA
- the LOC129017350 gene encoding keratin-associated protein 4-12 isoform X1 gives MVNSCCGSVCSDQGCGLENCCCPSCCQTTCCRTTCCRPSCCVSSCCRPQCCQSVCCQPTCCRPTCCRPSCCQTTCCRTTCCRPSCCVSSCCRPQCCQSVCCQPTCCRPSCCQTTCCRTTCCRPSCSVSSCCRPQCCQSVCCQPTCCRPSCCVSSCCRPQCCQSVCCQPTCCKPQCCQSVCCQPTCCHPSCCISSSCHPSCCESSCCRPCCCLRPVCGRVSCHTTCYRPTCVISTCPRPLCCASSCC, from the coding sequence ATGGTCAACTCCTGTTGTGGCTCTGTGTGCTCTGACCAGGGCTGTGGCCTGGAGAACTGCTGCTGCCCCAGCTGCTGCCAGACCACCTGCTGCAGGACCACCTGCTGCCGCCCCAGCTGCTGTGTGTCCAGCTGCTGCAGACCGCAGTGCTGCCAGTCTGTGTGCTGCCAGCCCACCTGCTGCCGCCCCACCTGCTGCCGCCCCAGCTGCTGTCAGACCACCTGCTGCAGGACCACCTGCTGCCGCCCCAGCTGCTGCGTGTCCAGCTGCTGCAGACCCCAGTGCTGCCAGTCTGTGTGCTGCCAGCCCACCTGCTGCCGCCCCAGCTGCTGTCAGACCACCTGCTGCAGGACTACCTGCTGCCGCCCCAGCTGCAGTGTGTCCAGCTGCTGCAGACCCCAGTGCTGCCAGTCTGTGTGCTGCCAGCCCACCTGCTGCCGCCCCAGCTGCTGTGTGTCCAGCTGCTGCAGGCCCCAGTGCTGCCAGTCTGTGTGCTGCCAGCCCACCTGCTGCAAGCCCCAGTGCTGCCAGTCTGTGTGCTGCCAGCCCACCTGCTGCCACCCCAGCTGCTGCATCTCCAGCAGCTGCCACCCCTCTTGCTGTGAATCCAGCTGCTGCCGCCCCTGCTGCTGCCTGCGTCCAGTCTGTGGCCGAGTCTCCTGCCACACCACTTGCTATCGCCCAACCTGTGTCATCTCCACCTGCCCCCGCCCCTTGTGCTGTGCCTCCTCTTGCTGCTAA
- the LOC129017350 gene encoding keratin-associated protein 4-12 isoform X2, which produces MVNSCCGSVCSDQGCGLENCCCPSCCQTTCCRTTCCRPSCCVSSCCRPQCCQSVCCQPTCCRPTCCRPSCCQTTCCRTTCCRPSCCVSSCCRPQCCQTTCCRPSCSVSSCCRPQCCQSVCCQPTCCRPSCCVSSCCRPQCCQSVCCQPTCCKPQCCQSVCCQPTCCHPSCCISSSCHPSCCESSCCRPCCCLRPVCGRVSCHTTCYRPTCVISTCPRPLCCASSCC; this is translated from the exons ATGGTCAACTCCTGTTGTGGCTCTGTGTGCTCTGACCAGGGCTGTGGCCTGGAGAACTGCTGCTGCCCCAGCTGCTGCCAGACCACCTGCTGCAGGACCACCTGCTGCCGCCCCAGCTGCTGTGTGTCCAGCTGCTGCAGACCGCAGTGCTGCCAGTCTGTGTGCTGCCAGCCCACCTGCTGCCGCCCCACCTGCTGCCGCCCCAGCTGCTGTCAGACCACCTGCTGCAGGACCACCTGCTGCCGCCCCAGCTGCTGCGTGTCCAGCTGCTGCAGACCCCAGTGCTGCCA GACTACCTGCTGCCGCCCCAGCTGCAGTGTGTCCAGCTGCTGCAGACCCCAGTGCTGCCAGTCTGTGTGCTGCCAGCCCACCTGCTGCCGCCCCAGCTGCTGTGTGTCCAGCTGCTGCAGGCCCCAGTGCTGCCAGTCTGTGTGCTGCCAGCCCACCTGCTGCAAGCCCCAGTGCTGCCAGTCTGTGTGCTGCCAGCCCACCTGCTGCCACCCCAGCTGCTGCATCTCCAGCAGCTGCCACCCCTCTTGCTGTGAATCCAGCTGCTGCCGCCCCTGCTGCTGCCTGCGTCCAGTCTGTGGCCGAGTCTCCTGCCACACCACTTGCTATCGCCCAACCTGTGTCATCTCCACCTGCCCCCGCCCCTTGTGCTGTGCCTCCTCTTGCTGCTAA
- the LOC129017350 gene encoding keratin-associated protein 4-12 isoform X4, which yields MVNSCCGSVCSDQGCGLENCCCPSCCQTTCCRTTCCRPSCCVSSCCRPQCCQSVCCQPTCCRPTCCRPSCCQTTCCRTTCCRPSCCVSSCCRPQCCQSVCCQPTCCRPSCCQTTCCRTTCCRPSCSVSSCCRPQCCQSPTCCKPQCCQSVCCQPTCCHPSCCISSSCHPSCCESSCCRPCCCLRPVCGRVSCHTTCYRPTCVISTCPRPLCCASSCC from the exons ATGGTCAACTCCTGTTGTGGCTCTGTGTGCTCTGACCAGGGCTGTGGCCTGGAGAACTGCTGCTGCCCCAGCTGCTGCCAGACCACCTGCTGCAGGACCACCTGCTGCCGCCCCAGCTGCTGTGTGTCCAGCTGCTGCAGACCGCAGTGCTGCCAGTCTGTGTGCTGCCAGCCCACCTGCTGCCGCCCCACCTGCTGCCGCCCCAGCTGCTGTCAGACCACCTGCTGCAGGACCACCTGCTGCCGCCCCAGCTGCTGCGTGTCCAGCTGCTGCAGACCCCAGTGCTGCCAGTCTGTGTGCTGCCAGCCCACCTGCTGCCGCCCCAGCTGCTGTCAGACCACCTGCTGCAGGACTACCTGCTGCCGCCCCAGCTGCAGTGTGTCCAGCTGCTGCAGACCCCAGTGCTGCCAGTCT CCCACCTGCTGCAAGCCCCAGTGCTGCCAGTCTGTGTGCTGCCAGCCCACCTGCTGCCACCCCAGCTGCTGCATCTCCAGCAGCTGCCACCCCTCTTGCTGTGAATCCAGCTGCTGCCGCCCCTGCTGCTGCCTGCGTCCAGTCTGTGGCCGAGTCTCCTGCCACACCACTTGCTATCGCCCAACCTGTGTCATCTCCACCTGCCCCCGCCCCTTGTGCTGTGCCTCCTCTTGCTGCTAA
- the LOC129017350 gene encoding keratin-associated protein 4-12 isoform X6 codes for MVNSCCGSVCSDQGCGLENCCCPSCCQTTCCRTTCCRPSCCVSSCCRPQCCQSVCCQPTCCRPTCCRPSCCQTTCCRTTCCRPSCCVSSCCRPQCCQSVCCQPTCCRPSCCQTTCCRTTCCRPSCSVSSCCRPQCCQSVCCQPTCCRPSCCVCCISSSCHPSCCESSCCRPCCCLRPVCGRVSCHTTCYRPTCVISTCPRPLCCASSCC; via the exons ATGGTCAACTCCTGTTGTGGCTCTGTGTGCTCTGACCAGGGCTGTGGCCTGGAGAACTGCTGCTGCCCCAGCTGCTGCCAGACCACCTGCTGCAGGACCACCTGCTGCCGCCCCAGCTGCTGTGTGTCCAGCTGCTGCAGACCGCAGTGCTGCCAGTCTGTGTGCTGCCAGCCCACCTGCTGCCGCCCCACCTGCTGCCGCCCCAGCTGCTGTCAGACCACCTGCTGCAGGACCACCTGCTGCCGCCCCAGCTGCTGCGTGTCCAGCTGCTGCAGACCCCAGTGCTGCCAGTCTGTGTGCTGCCAGCCCACCTGCTGCCGCCCCAGCTGCTGTCAGACCACCTGCTGCAGGACTACCTGCTGCCGCCCCAGCTGCAGTGTGTCCAGCTGCTGCAGACCCCAGTGCTGCCAGTCTGTGTGCTGCCAGCCCACCTGCTGCCGCCCCAGCTGCTGTGT CTGCTGCATCTCCAGCAGCTGCCACCCCTCTTGCTGTGAATCCAGCTGCTGCCGCCCCTGCTGCTGCCTGCGTCCAGTCTGTGGCCGAGTCTCCTGCCACACCACTTGCTATCGCCCAACCTGTGTCATCTCCACCTGCCCCCGCCCCTTGTGCTGTGCCTCCTCTTGCTGCTAA
- the LOC129017350 gene encoding keratin-associated protein 4-12 isoform X3, which produces MVNSCCGSVCSDQGCGLENCCCPSCCQTTCCRTTCCRPSCCVSSCCRPHCCQTTCCRTTCCRPSCCVSSCCRPQCCQSVCCQPTCCRPSCCQTTCCRTTCCRPSCSVSSCCRPQCCQSVCCQPTCCRPSCCVSSCCRPQCCQSVCCQPTCCKPQCCQSVCCQPTCCHPSCCISSSCHPSCCESSCCRPCCCLRPVCGRVSCHTTCYRPTCVISTCPRPLCCASSCC; this is translated from the exons ATGGTCAACTCCTGTTGTGGCTCTGTGTGCTCTGACCAGGGCTGTGGCCTGGAGAACTGCTGCTGCCCCAGCTGCTGCCAGACCACCTGCTGCAGGACCACCTGCTGCCGCCCCAGCTGCTGTGTGTCCAGCTGCTGCAGACCGCA CTGCTGTCAGACCACCTGCTGCAGGACCACCTGCTGCCGCCCCAGCTGCTGCGTGTCCAGCTGCTGCAGACCCCAGTGCTGCCAGTCTGTGTGCTGCCAGCCCACCTGCTGCCGCCCCAGCTGCTGTCAGACCACCTGCTGCAGGACTACCTGCTGCCGCCCCAGCTGCAGTGTGTCCAGCTGCTGCAGACCCCAGTGCTGCCAGTCTGTGTGCTGCCAGCCCACCTGCTGCCGCCCCAGCTGCTGTGTGTCCAGCTGCTGCAGGCCCCAGTGCTGCCAGTCTGTGTGCTGCCAGCCCACCTGCTGCAAGCCCCAGTGCTGCCAGTCTGTGTGCTGCCAGCCCACCTGCTGCCACCCCAGCTGCTGCATCTCCAGCAGCTGCCACCCCTCTTGCTGTGAATCCAGCTGCTGCCGCCCCTGCTGCTGCCTGCGTCCAGTCTGTGGCCGAGTCTCCTGCCACACCACTTGCTATCGCCCAACCTGTGTCATCTCCACCTGCCCCCGCCCCTTGTGCTGTGCCTCCTCTTGCTGCTAA
- the LOC129017350 gene encoding keratin-associated protein 4-6 isoform X11: MVNSCCGSVCSDQGCGLENCCCPSCCQTTCCRTTCCRPSCCVSSCCRPQCCQSVCCQPTCCRPTCCRPSCCQTTCCRTTCCRPSCCVSSCCRPHCCVSSCCRPQCCQSVCCQPTCCKPHCCRPCCCLRPVCGRVSCHTTCYRPTCVISTCPRPLCCASSCC, translated from the exons ATGGTCAACTCCTGTTGTGGCTCTGTGTGCTCTGACCAGGGCTGTGGCCTGGAGAACTGCTGCTGCCCCAGCTGCTGCCAGACCACCTGCTGCAGGACCACCTGCTGCCGCCCCAGCTGCTGTGTGTCCAGCTGCTGCAGACCGCAGTGCTGCCAGTCTGTGTGCTGCCAGCCCACCTGCTGCCGCCCCACCTGCTGCCGCCCCAGCTGCTGTCAGACCACCTGCTGCAGGACCACCTGCTGCCGCCCCAGCTGCTGCGTGTCCAGCTGCTGCAGACCCCA CTGCTGTGTGTCCAGCTGCTGCAGGCCCCAGTGCTGCCAGTCTGTGTGCTGCCAGCCCACCTGCTGCAAGCCCCA CTGCTGCCGCCCCTGCTGCTGCCTGCGTCCAGTCTGTGGCCGAGTCTCCTGCCACACCACTTGCTATCGCCCAACCTGTGTCATCTCCACCTGCCCCCGCCCCTTGTGCTGTGCCTCCTCTTGCTGCTAA
- the LOC129017350 gene encoding keratin-associated protein 4-12 isoform X5: MVNSCCGSVCSDQGCGLENCCCPSCCQTTCCRTTCCRPSCCVSSCCRPQCCQSVCCQPTCCRPTCCRPSCCQTTCCRTTCCRPSCCVSSCCRPQCCQSVCCQPTCCRPSCCQTTCCRTTCCRPSCSVSSCCRPQCCQSVCCQPTCCRPSCCVSSCCRPQCCQSVCCQPTCCKPHCCRPCCCLRPVCGRVSCHTTCYRPTCVISTCPRPLCCASSCC; this comes from the exons ATGGTCAACTCCTGTTGTGGCTCTGTGTGCTCTGACCAGGGCTGTGGCCTGGAGAACTGCTGCTGCCCCAGCTGCTGCCAGACCACCTGCTGCAGGACCACCTGCTGCCGCCCCAGCTGCTGTGTGTCCAGCTGCTGCAGACCGCAGTGCTGCCAGTCTGTGTGCTGCCAGCCCACCTGCTGCCGCCCCACCTGCTGCCGCCCCAGCTGCTGTCAGACCACCTGCTGCAGGACCACCTGCTGCCGCCCCAGCTGCTGCGTGTCCAGCTGCTGCAGACCCCAGTGCTGCCAGTCTGTGTGCTGCCAGCCCACCTGCTGCCGCCCCAGCTGCTGTCAGACCACCTGCTGCAGGACTACCTGCTGCCGCCCCAGCTGCAGTGTGTCCAGCTGCTGCAGACCCCAGTGCTGCCAGTCTGTGTGCTGCCAGCCCACCTGCTGCCGCCCCAGCTGCTGTGTGTCCAGCTGCTGCAGGCCCCAGTGCTGCCAGTCTGTGTGCTGCCAGCCCACCTGCTGCAAGCCCCA CTGCTGCCGCCCCTGCTGCTGCCTGCGTCCAGTCTGTGGCCGAGTCTCCTGCCACACCACTTGCTATCGCCCAACCTGTGTCATCTCCACCTGCCCCCGCCCCTTGTGCTGTGCCTCCTCTTGCTGCTAA
- the LOC129017350 gene encoding keratin-associated protein 4-12 isoform X9, whose translation MVNSCCGSVCSDQGCGLENCCCPSCCQTTCCRTTCCRPSCCVSSCCRPQCCQSVCCQPTCCRPTCCRPSCCQTTCCRTTCCRPSCCVSSCCRPQCCQSVCCQPTCCRPSCCQTTCCRTTCCRPSCSVSSCCRPQCCQSVCCQPTCCRPSCCVSSCCRPHCCRPCCCLRPVCGRVSCHTTCYRPTCVISTCPRPLCCASSCC comes from the exons ATGGTCAACTCCTGTTGTGGCTCTGTGTGCTCTGACCAGGGCTGTGGCCTGGAGAACTGCTGCTGCCCCAGCTGCTGCCAGACCACCTGCTGCAGGACCACCTGCTGCCGCCCCAGCTGCTGTGTGTCCAGCTGCTGCAGACCGCAGTGCTGCCAGTCTGTGTGCTGCCAGCCCACCTGCTGCCGCCCCACCTGCTGCCGCCCCAGCTGCTGTCAGACCACCTGCTGCAGGACCACCTGCTGCCGCCCCAGCTGCTGCGTGTCCAGCTGCTGCAGACCCCAGTGCTGCCAGTCTGTGTGCTGCCAGCCCACCTGCTGCCGCCCCAGCTGCTGTCAGACCACCTGCTGCAGGACTACCTGCTGCCGCCCCAGCTGCAGTGTGTCCAGCTGCTGCAGACCCCAGTGCTGCCAGTCTGTGTGCTGCCAGCCCACCTGCTGCCGCCCCAGCTGCTGTGTGTCCAGCTGCTGCAGGCCCCA CTGCTGCCGCCCCTGCTGCTGCCTGCGTCCAGTCTGTGGCCGAGTCTCCTGCCACACCACTTGCTATCGCCCAACCTGTGTCATCTCCACCTGCCCCCGCCCCTTGTGCTGTGCCTCCTCTTGCTGCTAA